Proteins from a single region of Deinococcus apachensis DSM 19763:
- a CDS encoding helix-turn-helix domain-containing protein: MGSISVTEAVAISGLTPQHLRRLVKTAKVQGRQTGENGVWLVDEESLRNYLRQQRRPGPKPKGTVDSQVPNGT, translated from the coding sequence ATGGGTTCCATCTCGGTCACGGAGGCCGTTGCTATCAGTGGTCTGACGCCGCAACACCTGCGCCGGCTGGTCAAGACGGCAAAGGTGCAGGGCCGCCAGACCGGCGAAAACGGCGTCTGGCTGGTGGATGAGGAGAGCCTGCGGAACTATCTCCGACAGCAGCGGCGACCAGGACCAAAACCTAAGGGCACTGTAGACAGTCAGGTTCCTAATGGAACATAA
- a CDS encoding DNA cytosine methyltransferase produces MNEAQGRPGSVEYLGVTPRSQRLTLLDLFAGAGGLSLGLTWAGFRSLAAVEVDPAAAATYDANFGGHILRDSRGRPLPMEQVDFTSFRGRVDLLSGGPPCQGFSLLGTRLEDDPRNRLWREFIRAVDEVQPRAFLMENVPPILKTQEGAFTIEHARELGYSVVAGVLSAEQFGVPQKRKRAFFLGVRDGAVSLPRPLPGTKFMTVRRAFAGLPLQPTNEDLHMGRTPTGTSLERYATVPEGGNRFDLMAKRPDITPRCWLEKATGSTDVFGRLHWDQPALTIRTEFYKPEKGRYLHPSEHRPITHREAARLQTFPDDFHFEGSKIEVARQIGNAVPPLLAYVIGLHLESALERRSVPTVQPTLFELVPG; encoded by the coding sequence ATGAACGAAGCCCAGGGCAGGCCCGGCAGTGTCGAATATTTGGGGGTAACGCCCCGGAGTCAGCGTCTGACCCTCCTCGACCTGTTCGCGGGTGCCGGTGGCCTCAGCCTGGGGCTGACCTGGGCGGGCTTTCGCAGCCTCGCGGCCGTCGAGGTGGACCCGGCCGCCGCCGCCACCTACGACGCCAACTTCGGCGGGCATATTCTGCGTGACAGCCGGGGCCGACCGCTCCCCATGGAGCAGGTGGACTTCACGAGCTTCAGGGGCAGGGTGGACCTGCTCAGCGGCGGCCCGCCGTGCCAGGGCTTCTCCCTGCTCGGCACGCGGCTGGAGGATGACCCCCGTAACCGGCTGTGGCGGGAGTTCATTCGCGCCGTGGACGAGGTGCAACCACGTGCCTTCCTGATGGAAAATGTGCCGCCCATCCTGAAGACCCAGGAGGGCGCCTTCACCATTGAGCATGCGCGCGAGCTGGGCTACAGCGTCGTGGCTGGCGTCCTGTCGGCCGAGCAGTTCGGGGTACCCCAGAAGCGCAAAAGGGCCTTCTTCCTCGGGGTAAGGGACGGTGCGGTCTCCCTGCCGCGGCCCCTCCCCGGCACGAAGTTCATGACGGTGCGCCGGGCCTTCGCGGGCCTCCCGCTGCAACCCACTAATGAGGACCTGCACATGGGCAGGACACCCACGGGGACGAGTCTGGAACGGTACGCGACGGTTCCCGAGGGGGGCAACCGCTTCGACCTGATGGCGAAGCGGCCGGACATCACGCCGAGGTGCTGGCTGGAGAAAGCCACAGGTTCCACAGACGTGTTTGGCCGCCTGCATTGGGACCAGCCAGCGCTCACCATCCGCACCGAGTTTTACAAGCCCGAGAAGGGCCGCTACCTGCACCCGTCCGAACACCGGCCGATCACACACCGTGAGGCCGCGCGTCTGCAAACCTTTCCGGACGACTTCCACTTCGAGGGCTCGAAGATCGAGGTCGCCCGGCAGATCGGCAACGCCGTGCCGCCCCTCCTGGCCTACGTGATCGGGTTGCACCTGGAAAGCGCCCTGGAGAGGCGCAGCGTGCCCACAGTGCAGCCGACGCTGTTCGAACTTGTCCCGGGTTGA